A genomic segment from Aegilops tauschii subsp. strangulata cultivar AL8/78 chromosome 1, Aet v6.0, whole genome shotgun sequence encodes:
- the LOC109737689 gene encoding uncharacterized protein: MLEPRDGSWTEEFKAYLLQGTLPEKEEDAEHVARQDIAYCIQDGELYRRRPNDVSLWCISKEQGCELLVDLHGGDCGHHSSSRTLMGKAFRSGLYWPTALNDATELVRSCETYQFHAKQIHKPAEALQTIPLSWPFAV, translated from the coding sequence ATGCTTGAGCCTCGGGACGGGAGCTGGACCGAGGAATTCAAGGCGTACCTGCTCCAGGGCACcttgccggagaaggaggaagatgcagagcatgTGGCCCGCCAGGACATcgcatactgcatccaggacggtgagctcTACCGAAGGCGCCCAAACGACGTTTCCCTATGGTGCATCTCCAAGGAGCAGGGGTGCGAGCTGTTGGTCGACCTACATGGTGGAGACTGCGGGCATCACTCTTCATCGCGCACCCTCatgggcaaggcgttccgcagtggattatactggcccacggcactcaatGATGCCACCGAATTGGTGAGATCTTGTGAGACCTATCAGTTTCATGCCAAGCAGATCCACAAGCCGGCTGAGgccctccagaccatcccgctctcatggccgttcgcggtctag